A genomic window from Periweissella cryptocerci includes:
- a CDS encoding ECF transporter S component — translation MQSTNTASNKVTHWRLRDVILLALIGIFFGFIFWAWAFVYNVVAATPLKPFANDITIGAWVMAGPMAGFLLRKAGASLLGEFLAAAAEMMIGSQWGVSNLLSGFIQGIGAELGFAFTGYKKWNAFSLFLSALTSTIVTFGWDLFANGYASYSFGMLAALFIIRFISIGFFGGVLVNAITKLIEKSGVLAR, via the coding sequence ATGCAATCAACAAATACAGCTTCAAATAAAGTAACACACTGGCGTCTACGCGACGTGATTCTTTTGGCCCTCATCGGTATTTTCTTTGGTTTCATTTTCTGGGCTTGGGCCTTCGTGTACAACGTTGTCGCTGCCACACCACTGAAGCCATTCGCAAATGACATCACGATTGGTGCGTGGGTTATGGCCGGTCCAATGGCTGGTTTCCTGCTTCGTAAAGCTGGTGCATCATTGCTTGGTGAATTTCTTGCAGCCGCAGCGGAAATGATGATTGGTTCTCAATGGGGAGTTTCCAACTTACTTTCTGGTTTTATTCAAGGTATCGGTGCCGAACTTGGTTTTGCTTTCACCGGTTATAAAAAATGGAACGCCTTCAGTTTATTTCTCTCAGCGCTCACATCAACCATTGTTACCTTTGGTTGGGATTTATTCGCGAATGGTTACGCCTCATACAGTTTCGGTATGTTAGCGGCATTATTCATTATTCGCTTTATCTCAATTGGTTTCTTCGGTGGTGTTCTCGTCAATGCGATTACTAAACTTATCGAAAAATCTGGTGTTCTTGCTCGTTAA
- a CDS encoding sensor histidine kinase produces the protein MKLTGKERWLLIFEGVVTAGLLLLLDWSLLTIITNYIHHNPGLQNGIFEIKSSLVIGPHQWKIWSYQWIGMGLAVALDLTVLIWRLVRRYHLYQMKHIINELHYIADGHFKHRVPYRLGKNLQPIIDSVNALVDAQIRARDDERAIERSKDEMITNVSHDLRTPLTSIIGYLGLVENSVAPLSPELIKKYTHTAYAKATQMKSLVEDLFEFAQVQQLDMRLNFQEINLSDMLEQLAASFELEAKQKNLMISAMTNPDDIMIQADSEKLARLFMNLIQNGLKYGDGASFIKLTARLRQGDVEIRVTNDGSKIPADSVEHLFDRFYRVEGSRSTQTGGTGLGLAIASGVVDAHRGDIHVTSDDELTAFIINLPIKQAPREPIEQPN, from the coding sequence GTGAAATTAACTGGGAAAGAACGCTGGCTCTTGATTTTTGAAGGCGTGGTGACAGCTGGGCTATTGTTATTATTGGATTGGTCGTTACTGACAATCATTACGAATTATATTCATCACAATCCAGGTTTGCAAAACGGGATTTTTGAGATTAAAAGTAGTTTAGTGATTGGTCCCCATCAGTGGAAAATCTGGAGTTATCAGTGGATTGGGATGGGATTAGCGGTGGCACTAGATTTAACGGTCTTGATTTGGCGATTAGTGCGCCGTTACCACCTCTATCAAATGAAACACATCATTAATGAGCTACACTACATCGCTGACGGGCATTTTAAACACCGGGTGCCTTATCGGTTGGGCAAGAACTTGCAGCCTATTATCGACAGCGTGAATGCGTTAGTTGATGCACAGATTCGGGCGCGCGATGATGAACGGGCGATTGAACGTTCCAAGGATGAAATGATTACGAACGTTTCTCATGATTTACGCACCCCGTTGACATCAATTATTGGTTATCTTGGGTTAGTCGAAAATAGTGTTGCACCATTATCACCAGAGTTGATAAAAAAGTATACGCACACGGCTTATGCGAAAGCTACACAAATGAAATCATTGGTGGAAGATTTATTTGAGTTCGCACAAGTCCAACAATTAGACATGCGGCTGAATTTTCAAGAAATTAATTTGAGTGATATGCTCGAACAATTAGCGGCCAGTTTTGAATTGGAAGCGAAGCAAAAAAACTTAATGATTTCGGCGATGACGAATCCTGATGATATTATGATTCAGGCTGATTCAGAAAAATTAGCACGTTTATTTATGAATTTAATTCAGAATGGTTTAAAATATGGCGATGGTGCCAGTTTCATTAAACTAACTGCGCGTTTACGGCAAGGCGATGTTGAAATTCGCGTTACTAATGATGGGTCAAAAATTCCAGCGGATTCGGTTGAACATTTATTTGATCGCTTTTACCGGGTGGAAGGCTCGCGCTCAACTCAGACTGGTGGAACTGGTTTAGGCTTAGCTATTGCGAGTGGGGTTGTTGATGCGCATCGTGGTGACATTCATGTTACTTCTGATGATGAACTTACCGCATTCATTATTAATTTGCCAATAAAACAAGCACCACGCGAACCAATTGAGCAGCCGAATTAA
- a CDS encoding DUF1129 family protein, with translation MTEEENKQPRNANVVQEHHGDVSETTGKNISGFGNLGLTKRNEDFMFQLNKHLDASGMVGGDKRVALEEVVEELKAGQKAGKTAKQLYGTASEKAASINQPKRQGLSGNNKGFWPNAIDTALMFFAMFSLVFGISMMTAKGNTGATYGIVGLLLTAISGGLIFAYIQGILAPANPDNRKPIWFRIVITILAVLIWMAFYGVSFTVIPKALNPGLPGFVYIILAVIAFVGFILERRVTGISGGMFGGPSNNVKK, from the coding sequence ATGACAGAAGAAGAAAATAAGCAGCCACGTAATGCTAACGTGGTGCAAGAACATCATGGTGATGTTTCAGAAACAACTGGCAAAAATATTTCAGGCTTTGGTAACCTTGGTTTAACAAAGCGTAATGAAGATTTCATGTTCCAATTGAATAAACACCTTGATGCTAGCGGCATGGTTGGTGGTGACAAGCGGGTTGCATTAGAAGAAGTCGTTGAAGAATTAAAGGCTGGTCAAAAGGCCGGCAAAACAGCCAAGCAATTATATGGAACAGCTTCAGAAAAAGCTGCTTCAATTAATCAACCTAAGCGTCAAGGGTTGAGCGGTAATAACAAAGGTTTCTGGCCTAATGCAATTGATACAGCTTTGATGTTCTTTGCAATGTTTAGCTTAGTCTTTGGGATTTCAATGATGACTGCCAAAGGCAATACTGGTGCTACTTATGGGATTGTCGGGTTATTGTTAACTGCCATTTCTGGTGGATTAATCTTCGCTTACATTCAAGGAATTTTGGCACCAGCTAATCCTGATAATAGAAAGCCAATTTGGTTCAGAATTGTGATTACGATTTTGGCCGTGCTTATCTGGATGGCCTTCTACGGAGTGTCATTTACGGTTATTCCAAAGGCCCTCAACCCAGGCTTGCCAGGGTTCGTTTATATCATCTTAGCAGTAATTGCCTTTGTCGGGTTTATCTTAGAACGCCGGGTTACAGGTATTTCTGGTGGGATGTTCGGCGGTCCATCAAATAACGTCAAGAAATAA
- a CDS encoding MerR family transcriptional regulator produces MENDMVKNDLMKHVFNSDAMFFRIGELSAMTGVSSRQLRYWEKKNYIQSIQRDDDQTARVFHFQQYARVTGIKYFLDEGYTLATAVAKVNEYIDISKYVHKFVRESIQNVEKHDDAVTIDLGWFNEAKHERLKADLNGDKFEYRIEKS; encoded by the coding sequence ATGGAAAATGACATGGTTAAAAATGATTTGATGAAACACGTCTTCAATTCGGATGCAATGTTCTTCCGAATTGGTGAGCTTAGTGCAATGACGGGTGTTTCAAGCCGCCAATTACGTTATTGGGAAAAGAAAAATTATATTCAGTCAATTCAACGTGATGATGACCAAACGGCCCGTGTTTTTCACTTCCAACAATACGCTCGCGTCACCGGGATTAAATATTTCCTTGATGAAGGGTATACGTTAGCAACTGCGGTCGCAAAGGTAAATGAATATATTGATATTTCCAAATATGTCCACAAATTTGTCCGTGAATCCATTCAAAATGTTGAAAAACATGATGATGCCGTCACTATTGATTTAGGTTGGTTTAACGAAGCTAAGCATGAACGGCTAAAAGCGGACTTAAACGGTGATAAGTTTGAATATCGAATTGAAAAAAGCTAG
- a CDS encoding ABC transporter ATP-binding protein, translated as MATLTTQNLTFTYVENPVDGVVPATTPTLADVNLTLAPGSFNLLSGPSGSGKSTLLKTLAGLYPEYGGNVSGKILVDEHPLDEYATVDRVQKIGLLFQNPSEQFAMKTPFNELVFTLENLQVEPSEIKARALAALEFVGITDLQDRQLATLSGGEAQKVALAIVFVMQSDIILLDEPFASVDPEARLALLAKLKALQLAGRTILVADHDLEGYADLVTTVYQINSTNIQQLNDASALFAQYQPTTHDFALPMGEIVMHLDQVSFGTNDQVLFSDVDLEIPAKKMTLITGPNGVGKSTFFMALTRLHKYQGSISYLDQNISKIKLPIYAREVALVFQNAETQYLKMTVTEELALSKKYSQFADYWTDAQIDSVLADLNLLELKYQVVYRLSGGQKKKLQILSMLILGTPVLLFDEPLAGLDLASVKVVMELLKATSLRQEQTILMISHQLNGVLAYFDHHLVFHDKQLTFEGTVIA; from the coding sequence ATGGCCACCTTGACCACACAAAATTTAACATTCACGTATGTTGAAAATCCAGTTGATGGTGTTGTCCCTGCGACGACGCCAACTCTAGCCGATGTCAATCTCACGTTAGCTCCTGGGTCTTTCAATCTACTCAGCGGACCATCTGGCTCAGGTAAGTCAACACTCCTCAAAACGCTGGCTGGCTTATATCCCGAATATGGCGGTAACGTCAGCGGCAAGATACTTGTCGACGAACACCCACTTGATGAATATGCAACTGTAGACCGTGTTCAAAAAATAGGTTTGTTATTTCAAAATCCTAGTGAGCAATTTGCAATGAAAACCCCGTTCAATGAATTAGTGTTTACCCTTGAGAATTTGCAAGTTGAACCTAGTGAAATTAAGGCCCGGGCACTGGCAGCTTTGGAATTTGTCGGCATTACTGATTTACAAGATCGCCAATTAGCGACGCTTTCGGGTGGTGAGGCGCAAAAAGTTGCCTTAGCTATCGTTTTCGTCATGCAAAGTGACATCATTTTACTTGATGAACCATTTGCAAGTGTTGACCCTGAAGCGCGGTTAGCTTTATTAGCCAAGCTCAAGGCCTTGCAATTAGCTGGTCGGACAATTTTAGTTGCCGATCATGATTTGGAGGGGTATGCCGATTTAGTTACCACAGTCTATCAGATTAATAGTACTAATATTCAACAATTAAACGATGCTAGCGCCCTCTTCGCGCAATACCAGCCAACGACCCATGATTTTGCATTACCCATGGGTGAAATAGTTATGCACCTCGATCAAGTTAGCTTTGGCACGAATGACCAAGTTCTTTTTTCAGACGTCGATTTAGAAATTCCTGCCAAGAAAATGACCTTAATTACCGGCCCAAATGGGGTTGGTAAATCAACCTTTTTCATGGCGCTAACACGACTCCACAAGTATCAAGGGAGCATTAGTTATCTTGACCAAAATATTTCCAAGATTAAACTTCCTATATATGCTCGTGAGGTTGCGTTGGTCTTCCAAAATGCAGAAACCCAATATCTAAAAATGACGGTAACCGAAGAATTGGCACTCAGCAAAAAATACAGTCAATTTGCAGACTATTGGACCGATGCCCAAATCGATAGCGTCCTCGCTGACTTAAATCTTTTGGAATTGAAATACCAAGTTGTCTATCGCCTTTCCGGTGGGCAAAAAAAGAAACTCCAAATTCTAAGTATGCTCATTCTCGGAACACCCGTTTTATTATTTGACGAACCACTAGCTGGGCTAGACCTAGCTTCCGTCAAAGTCGTCATGGAATTATTAAAAGCTACTAGCCTTCGCCAAGAGCAAACAATCTTAATGATTAGCCATCAATTAAACGGAGTGCTAGCATATTTTGACCACCACTTAGTTTTCCATGACAAACAATTGACCTTTGAAGGGACGGTAATTGCCTGA
- a CDS encoding ribose-phosphate diphosphokinase, which translates to MSTYADPNFKLFSLSANQPLAEKIAETIGVDLGKLKVDRFSDGEIRINIEESIRGDNVYVVQSTSAPVNDNLMELLILIDALRRASAASINIVMPYYGYARQDRKARSREPITAKLVANMLEKAGATRVIALDLHAAQIQGFFDIPMDHLMGAPLLADYLLSSGIAEDGNTVVVSPDHGGVTRARALAELLKAPIAIIDKRRPKANVAKIMNIIGNVKGKRAIMIDDMIDTAGTITLGAQKIMDEGANEVYVVATHAVLSGPAIERLEASAFKQVILTDSIKLPDDKKFSKLVQVSAADLLADAIMRINENKAVSPLFTNRFRRGAHK; encoded by the coding sequence ATGAGTACTTACGCGGATCCAAATTTTAAACTGTTTTCATTGAGCGCGAACCAACCCCTTGCCGAAAAAATTGCCGAAACAATTGGTGTTGATTTAGGGAAGTTGAAGGTCGATCGCTTTAGTGATGGTGAAATTCGCATTAACATCGAAGAAAGTATTCGTGGGGATAACGTCTACGTTGTGCAATCAACGTCAGCCCCAGTTAACGATAACTTAATGGAGTTGTTGATTTTGATTGATGCTTTGCGTCGCGCGAGTGCTGCAAGTATTAACATCGTGATGCCTTATTACGGGTACGCGCGTCAAGATCGTAAAGCACGTTCTCGCGAACCAATTACCGCTAAGTTAGTTGCAAATATGTTGGAAAAAGCTGGTGCTACACGAGTAATTGCGCTGGACCTCCACGCTGCCCAAATTCAAGGATTCTTTGATATTCCAATGGATCACTTGATGGGGGCACCGTTGTTAGCTGATTACTTGTTGAGTTCTGGTATTGCTGAAGATGGTAATACCGTGGTCGTTTCACCGGATCATGGTGGTGTTACCCGTGCCCGTGCTTTGGCCGAATTATTGAAGGCGCCAATTGCAATTATCGACAAGCGTCGTCCGAAAGCTAATGTTGCCAAGATTATGAACATCATCGGTAATGTTAAAGGAAAGCGGGCAATCATGATTGATGACATGATTGATACTGCCGGTACAATTACCCTTGGTGCCCAAAAAATTATGGACGAGGGTGCCAATGAAGTTTATGTTGTTGCGACACACGCTGTCCTTTCTGGCCCCGCAATTGAACGGTTGGAAGCTTCAGCGTTCAAGCAAGTTATCTTGACCGATTCAATTAAATTACCTGATGATAAGAAGTTTAGCAAGTTGGTCCAAGTTTCAGCGGCCGACTTACTAGCCGATGCGATTATGCGGATTAACGAAAACAAAGCGGTTTCACCATTGTTTACTAATCGTTTCCGCCGTGGCGCACACAAATAA
- a CDS encoding D-alanyl-D-alanine carboxypeptidase family protein: MISRIKWGLTVVIASISLLTLIPANANAAVINPHVQAKGAIVVDAKSGQVLSEQNPDTLLPAASTSKLLTVYLVHQAIQNGKLSWNTRVKITPNIAKVSIEPELTNVPLTAGRSYTVSALYRAALLDSANAAAMALGQAVSGSQADFVELMQKQLNEWGIKTAQIYGAAGLKNNQVYSDAVGGNRQSENMLSVADMAIIARHLVNEYPTVLNTTQLQTARFGKTTLTNTNWLLPGGKVKTQYKFDGLKTGASTKAHGNFVGSLTYAKRRLVTVIFGAGSVNAATDPARFIQTNQLLAATLPKLAYTEQGAMLPQREVDVKTAKERKVTLVVKEPIGLWLPKKHAKIQTTAHQTQQFNAPFNAEKRVGTVDIKNDVSYLPGVKRPQYSLVTGYAEKRVGFFELLWRDIQAIF, encoded by the coding sequence ATGATATCAAGAATTAAATGGGGGCTTACCGTCGTAATTGCTAGCATTAGCTTACTGACGTTGATACCAGCTAATGCCAATGCGGCAGTAATTAACCCACACGTTCAAGCGAAAGGTGCCATTGTCGTTGATGCCAAAAGTGGTCAAGTTTTGAGTGAACAGAACCCGGATACTTTATTGCCAGCGGCCTCAACGTCAAAATTGCTGACAGTTTACTTAGTTCACCAAGCGATTCAGAATGGCAAATTATCGTGGAATACGCGGGTTAAAATTACGCCGAATATTGCTAAAGTCAGTATCGAACCTGAATTAACTAATGTTCCGCTAACTGCGGGGCGCTCATATACGGTGTCGGCTTTGTACCGCGCGGCATTATTAGATTCAGCCAATGCGGCAGCGATGGCATTAGGGCAAGCGGTCAGTGGTAGCCAAGCAGATTTTGTCGAGTTGATGCAAAAGCAGCTCAATGAATGGGGAATTAAAACCGCCCAAATTTACGGAGCCGCTGGGTTAAAGAATAATCAAGTTTATTCAGATGCGGTTGGTGGTAATCGACAGTCTGAAAACATGTTGAGCGTGGCTGATATGGCGATTATCGCGCGTCACTTGGTTAATGAATATCCGACTGTGTTAAACACCACCCAACTACAAACGGCGCGCTTTGGTAAAACCACATTGACGAATACTAATTGGCTGTTACCTGGTGGTAAGGTCAAAACGCAGTATAAATTTGATGGCCTGAAGACTGGTGCATCAACTAAGGCGCATGGAAATTTTGTGGGATCGCTAACGTACGCCAAGCGTCGTTTAGTGACGGTAATTTTTGGTGCAGGGAGTGTGAATGCCGCTACTGATCCAGCGCGGTTTATCCAAACAAATCAGTTGTTGGCAGCTACTTTACCGAAGTTAGCGTACACAGAGCAAGGTGCAATGTTGCCACAACGTGAAGTTGATGTAAAAACAGCTAAAGAACGCAAGGTTACCTTAGTTGTCAAAGAACCAATTGGTCTATGGTTACCTAAAAAACATGCTAAAATCCAAACAACAGCACACCAAACGCAGCAATTTAACGCACCGTTTAATGCTGAAAAACGGGTCGGCACCGTTGATATTAAAAACGATGTCAGCTATTTACCCGGAGTAAAACGCCCACAGTATTCATTAGTGACAGGTTACGCGGAAAAACGCGTTGGATTTTTTGAGTTACTGTGGCGCGATATTCAGGCAATTTTTTAA
- a CDS encoding response regulator transcription factor encodes MTKILVVDDDREIAELLEIYIKNEGYEPLISYDGRDALSKLHTNPEIALMILDIMMPEMSGMEVVKEVRKDSQIPILMLSAKSTDMDKIQGLITGADDYVTKPFNPLEVMARVKSLLRRAENQVQDVTPDILDIGSLVINKDSHEVKTAEGDPIALTALEFGILYLLASHPNRVFSADDIFERVWQQESVVSAKTVMVHVSHLRDKIEEATNGDQVIQTVWGVGYKIESSR; translated from the coding sequence ATGACTAAAATTTTAGTAGTTGATGACGACCGAGAAATTGCTGAATTACTCGAAATTTACATCAAAAATGAAGGCTACGAACCATTGATTTCATATGATGGGCGTGATGCTTTATCAAAACTACACACTAACCCAGAAATTGCTTTGATGATTTTAGACATTATGATGCCTGAAATGAGCGGGATGGAAGTTGTGAAGGAAGTGCGTAAGGACTCACAGATTCCTATCTTGATGTTATCGGCCAAATCAACTGATATGGACAAGATTCAAGGCTTAATTACAGGGGCTGATGACTATGTTACCAAGCCTTTTAACCCCCTTGAAGTAATGGCACGTGTTAAGTCATTACTCCGCCGGGCTGAAAACCAAGTTCAAGATGTGACACCAGATATTTTGGATATTGGCTCATTAGTAATTAACAAGGATTCGCACGAAGTGAAAACCGCTGAAGGGGATCCCATCGCGCTAACAGCTTTAGAGTTTGGGATTTTGTACTTGCTTGCAAGTCACCCGAACCGCGTTTTCTCTGCTGATGATATCTTTGAACGTGTCTGGCAACAAGAATCTGTTGTGTCTGCCAAGACTGTTATGGTGCACGTATCACACTTACGTGACAAGATTGAAGAAGCGACAAATGGTGACCAAGTTATTCAAACAGTATGGGGCGTCGGCTATAAGATTGAAAGCTCACGCTAA
- a CDS encoding magnesium transporter CorA family protein, producing MLKQHQPFPKFEWFQVFDVTPSERQTLIDKYGLTDELIFYATDPNESARMEYDKARDIMLMIFDIVTPDSERAATEPMGILFKDHRLFTFTRSTTTFADHILEEPNNNQVQVDHDQIEPLDIVLNGLYSLATDYVGAIVGINRRRKGIQDRLTQSKSIQKEINSLLDLETSLIYFLNSLRSDKVLLLELKRHEANNLTLLQSEHIDDILVEVSQGIDMAEMAQEVINSVSSAYSNLVNSDLNWTMKLLTVYSIVLTVPTIVSGFYGENVELPFMHADNGWIYTIGITVLGMALAFIILWRAGFFKK from the coding sequence ATGTTAAAACAACACCAACCATTCCCTAAATTTGAATGGTTTCAAGTGTTTGACGTCACTCCAAGTGAACGCCAAACCTTAATTGATAAATATGGATTAACCGATGAATTAATCTTTTATGCAACCGACCCGAATGAAAGTGCGCGGATGGAATATGATAAGGCGCGCGACATCATGTTGATGATTTTTGATATCGTCACGCCTGATTCAGAACGGGCAGCTACCGAACCAATGGGTATTCTTTTTAAAGACCACAGGTTGTTCACGTTCACGCGGAGTACCACAACTTTTGCTGATCATATTTTGGAAGAACCCAATAACAACCAAGTCCAAGTTGACCACGACCAAATTGAACCTTTGGACATCGTTTTAAATGGTTTATACTCGTTAGCGACTGATTACGTTGGGGCAATTGTTGGGATTAATCGGCGACGTAAAGGCATTCAAGATCGCTTAACTCAATCTAAGTCGATTCAAAAAGAAATCAATTCTTTGCTCGATTTAGAAACGTCTTTGATTTATTTTTTAAATTCCCTACGCTCTGATAAAGTTCTGCTATTAGAATTAAAAAGGCACGAAGCTAATAACCTCACGCTCCTCCAAAGTGAACACATCGATGATATTTTAGTTGAAGTCTCACAAGGGATCGACATGGCGGAAATGGCGCAAGAAGTCATCAACTCCGTTTCGAGTGCCTATTCAAATCTCGTAAATAGTGATTTGAACTGGACCATGAAGTTACTGACGGTTTATTCAATTGTCTTAACCGTGCCCACGATTGTGAGTGGGTTCTATGGTGAAAATGTTGAGTTACCATTCATGCATGCCGACAATGGCTGGATTTACACCATTGGTATTACGGTACTGGGTATGGCACTTGCCTTCATCATTCTCTGGCGCGCCGGCTTCTTTAAAAAATAA
- a CDS encoding RluA family pseudouridine synthase codes for MQTWDKHLVLPANQPAISIKEQLTAWKIPKRIRGAIRMREGLELNGKYQPTNTILKPGDELDLHFIDSDFMTPESNYVSDDSVKLDVIFENDDLMVVNKPRGYKSHPNSPGEDQTMMNFAAAYLADQPGKAPYMVHRLDKETSGALIIAKNPIVVPILDQMIGDKIIGRTYLAWVCGNLAESHGVIDAAIGEDPVDDRKRLIDGANALPAVTKWAKVHMVYQNTLLRLQLETGRTHQLRVHLASIGHPIVGDKLYNPSSNYEGGMLLHSATVELHVPFSDEVRSIGAKLPGHFPVNLKKTVQ; via the coding sequence ATGCAAACATGGGATAAGCACCTAGTATTACCAGCTAATCAGCCGGCAATTTCAATTAAAGAACAACTCACTGCTTGGAAAATTCCAAAGCGGATTCGGGGTGCTATTCGGATGCGCGAGGGCTTAGAACTTAATGGGAAATACCAACCAACTAATACGATTTTGAAACCAGGGGATGAACTGGATTTGCATTTTATTGATTCAGACTTTATGACTCCAGAATCTAATTATGTTAGCGATGATTCAGTGAAACTAGATGTCATTTTTGAAAATGACGATTTGATGGTGGTTAACAAGCCACGGGGCTATAAGTCACACCCTAATTCACCGGGTGAAGATCAAACGATGATGAACTTTGCGGCGGCTTATTTGGCGGATCAACCGGGTAAAGCCCCATACATGGTTCACCGGCTCGACAAAGAAACTTCGGGGGCACTAATCATTGCTAAGAACCCGATTGTTGTCCCAATTCTTGATCAGATGATTGGCGACAAAATTATTGGTCGCACGTATTTGGCATGGGTTTGTGGTAATTTGGCGGAGAGCCATGGCGTTATTGATGCGGCGATTGGTGAAGACCCAGTTGATGACCGCAAACGTCTAATTGATGGGGCCAACGCCTTACCAGCAGTAACTAAGTGGGCGAAAGTTCACATGGTTTATCAAAACACGTTACTCCGTTTACAATTGGAAACTGGGCGAACGCATCAATTGCGGGTGCATTTGGCATCAATTGGCCATCCGATTGTCGGGGATAAATTGTACAACCCATCATCGAATTATGAAGGTGGTATGTTGCTACATAGTGCCACAGTGGAATTACATGTACCATTCAGCGATGAAGTACGCTCAATTGGCGCTAAACTACCAGGACACTTCCCGGTTAACTTGAAGAAAACTGTTCAATAA
- a CDS encoding class C sortase, producing MSKKRWFVVITLLFIGIGVMGFPYINRFVTEYKMTQEVQKIKKFDSSTAYASTNAKKKHRNVAPGYLSVPKLGIEYPIHEDSSKKTLNEGVGIIVNLDRPGDGTGSLTAIPGHRGWWGTPMFLNLPQMQPGDVFTISWRGEKLYYRVYENKIFLANELDKVQRFENEERLILVTCHPYGKNTHRFLVYADRINNKGQKMVDVRSKADNKKQNLANYRKPSDSDAAAVANAGQK from the coding sequence ATGAGTAAAAAAAGATGGTTTGTTGTGATCACTTTATTATTTATCGGAATTGGGGTTATGGGATTTCCATACATCAATCGTTTCGTTACCGAGTATAAAATGACACAAGAAGTCCAAAAAATCAAAAAATTTGATAGTAGTACCGCTTACGCTAGCACCAACGCTAAAAAAAAGCACCGCAATGTAGCTCCGGGCTATTTATCAGTGCCAAAACTTGGCATTGAATATCCCATCCATGAGGATTCATCTAAAAAAACTTTAAATGAAGGTGTTGGAATTATCGTAAATCTCGACCGCCCTGGTGATGGGACTGGTTCATTAACCGCCATTCCTGGGCACCGTGGTTGGTGGGGCACGCCAATGTTTCTTAATTTACCACAAATGCAACCAGGCGATGTTTTCACCATATCGTGGCGTGGTGAAAAGTTATATTATCGGGTTTATGAAAATAAAATTTTCTTAGCTAATGAGCTCGACAAAGTTCAACGTTTCGAAAATGAAGAACGGTTGATTCTGGTTACTTGTCATCCCTACGGTAAAAATACGCATCGTTTCCTCGTCTATGCCGACCGCATTAACAACAAAGGTCAAAAAATGGTTGACGTCCGCTCAAAAGCCGACAATAAAAAGCAAAACCTTGCTAATTATCGCAAACCAAGTGATAGTGATGCCGCAGCCGTAGCTAACGCCGGTCAAAAATAG
- a CDS encoding energy-coupling factor transporter transmembrane component T family protein, translated as MNASLKLLIALVLSLEISVTKSISLNIILVAFSFVYVIWHRPSWKQFAYLFFIPLLPAFGSWSSLYLYGTGDHIHMAWVMFTRIFAYVWIGASLTMTTTTDDLLTSLEQNAKLPSTFVYGMLGAFNFIPRIGHELNTIKISARMRGEVLHFWSPQIFFKAILTSLNWSTNLSQAMTSHGFAEGAPRTHYQTIKIPSWNWPVSFVIIISSLAYLIFSPLR; from the coding sequence ATGAATGCGAGTTTAAAATTACTGATTGCCTTGGTACTATCGTTAGAAATTTCAGTTACTAAATCAATTAGTTTGAATATTATTTTAGTTGCGTTTAGTTTTGTATACGTTATCTGGCATCGTCCATCTTGGAAACAATTCGCCTACTTATTCTTTATTCCACTTTTACCGGCGTTTGGTTCTTGGTCATCCCTCTATCTCTACGGGACTGGTGACCACATTCACATGGCCTGGGTCATGTTTACACGGATTTTTGCTTATGTTTGGATTGGCGCTTCACTAACCATGACAACGACAACCGATGACTTACTAACTTCGCTTGAACAAAACGCCAAACTCCCTAGCACTTTCGTTTACGGCATGCTCGGGGCTTTTAATTTCATTCCACGAATTGGCCATGAATTAAACACAATTAAGATTTCGGCGCGCATGCGTGGTGAAGTGCTCCACTTCTGGTCACCACAAATTTTCTTCAAAGCCATTTTAACTTCACTAAATTGGTCCACAAACTTATCACAAGCGATGACCTCACACGGATTTGCTGAAGGTGCGCCACGGACACACTACCAGACAATTAAGATTCCTTCTTGGAACTGGCCTGTTAGCTTCGTAATCATCATATCATCGCTAGCCTATCTAATTTTCTCGCCGTTGCGTTAG